The proteins below come from a single Halostagnicola larsenii XH-48 genomic window:
- a CDS encoding archaemetzincin family Zn-dependent metalloprotease, with protein sequence MLVDIVPVGSVSAEVKRAASTALRSVYDCEVSITDSQSIPSGAYDDGRNQYSAEAFIQLAERAGRGEKNIAITPHDLFYRRRNYVFGLAYLDGSGSVVSTYRLQTSSDGGFSNKSAADIFQDRVRKEIVHEIGHTYGLEHCDNNRCVMNFSPTVREVDIKEENLCGSCQRLIS encoded by the coding sequence ATGCTCGTCGATATCGTTCCGGTGGGGTCGGTCTCCGCTGAGGTCAAGCGGGCGGCCTCTACAGCGTTGCGCTCTGTCTACGACTGCGAGGTATCGATCACCGATTCGCAGTCGATTCCGAGCGGCGCCTACGATGACGGCCGAAACCAGTACTCTGCGGAGGCGTTTATCCAACTTGCAGAACGGGCCGGCCGGGGCGAAAAGAATATCGCCATCACGCCGCACGATCTGTTCTACCGACGCCGAAACTACGTCTTCGGACTCGCGTACCTCGACGGCAGCGGCAGCGTCGTCTCGACCTATCGCCTGCAGACGTCCTCGGACGGCGGCTTCTCGAACAAGAGCGCCGCCGATATCTTCCAGGACCGCGTCCGAAAGGAAATCGTCCACGAGATCGGTCACACCTACGGGCTCGAACACTGCGACAACAACCGCTGCGTGATGAACTTCTCCCCGACGGTTCGAGAGGTCGACATCAAAGAGGAGAACCTCTGTGGGAGCTGTCAACGGCTGATCAGCTAG
- a CDS encoding UPF0146 family protein, whose product MAHSRRNTEAIRDYLSDADRVVEVGIGRRTDLASALAKSGISVVATDVHERTVPDAVTFVRDDIVEPDASVYEKADALVAQNLPPELHRPTLAVARAVDATFVFTTLGGDQPAVPVERKTIPGGTLFVAN is encoded by the coding sequence ATGGCACACTCTCGTCGGAATACAGAGGCAATCCGCGATTACCTCTCGGACGCGGACCGGGTGGTCGAGGTGGGGATCGGCCGCCGAACCGATCTGGCGAGCGCGCTGGCGAAATCGGGGATTTCCGTCGTCGCAACCGACGTCCACGAGCGGACCGTTCCCGACGCCGTGACGTTCGTTCGCGACGACATCGTCGAGCCGGACGCCAGCGTCTACGAGAAGGCTGACGCGCTCGTCGCACAGAACCTGCCGCCGGAACTCCACCGGCCGACGCTCGCGGTCGCTCGAGCGGTCGACGCAACCTTCGTGTTCACGACGCTCGGGGGCGACCAGCCGGCCGTACCGGTCGAGCGGAAGACGATTCCGGGCGGAACGCTGTTCGTCGCGAACTGA
- a CDS encoding metalloprotease family protein, producing MLAFIGFFFSLLTIPGVVVHEFAHKKACDLMGVPVVDVAYFRLGTPAGYVQHREPDRYRQSFVVSIAPFLLNTVLAFCLFVALAIVVRSSGVLEGGVGLETALPGEEIVAAVVVLGWLGFAIGSQAFPSTGDARTLWKRSQSEWRRSPAVLLGIPFVIAIYVANLLSWFFLDTLYALGLLVLAVQFALALGF from the coding sequence ATGCTCGCGTTCATCGGCTTTTTCTTCAGTCTGCTCACGATTCCTGGCGTCGTCGTCCACGAGTTCGCCCACAAGAAAGCCTGCGACTTGATGGGGGTTCCCGTCGTCGACGTCGCGTACTTTCGGCTCGGAACGCCCGCAGGCTACGTCCAACACCGCGAACCCGATCGCTACCGACAGTCGTTCGTCGTCAGCATTGCCCCCTTCCTACTCAACACGGTGCTCGCGTTCTGTCTGTTCGTCGCGCTCGCCATCGTCGTCCGCTCGAGCGGCGTCCTCGAGGGCGGCGTCGGTCTCGAGACGGCGCTACCGGGCGAGGAAATCGTCGCAGCCGTGGTCGTGTTGGGCTGGCTCGGCTTCGCCATCGGCTCGCAGGCGTTTCCGAGTACGGGCGACGCGAGGACGCTGTGGAAGCGTTCGCAATCTGAGTGGCGGCGCTCGCCGGCCGTACTTCTGGGAATCCCGTTCGTGATCGCCATCTACGTCGCGAACCTGCTCTCGTGGTTTTTCCTCGATACGCTCTACGCGCTCGGACTGTTGGTCCTCGCAGTGCAGTTCGCGCTGGCGCTCGGATTCTAA